CTCCGGCGTACGAGAGGATGACGCACCTCCTGTCCGCCGCGTCCGCCACTCTGGTTATCGACCAGAACAGATCCGAGCGTGACTCGATGACGTACGTTCCGAGGTACCCTGGCATGAACAGGGTGCTTCCCGACGACGTGTTGAACGTCCCGCTTCCCACGTCCCGGTCCGACCTGTAGATCTCGTTCCACACACTCACCGGGTCGGAGCAGGAGCCCGCGGTCTTGCCCCACCGGATCAACGTTCTCCAGCGGTACGTCGTGGCCGGATCGCTGAACGCCGTCATGGCTTCGAAGTTGGCCGCGACGTCCACGACGTAGGTGGATGCCTCCTGTGGGTAGAGATACACCAGGTAGGACTGACTGGGGGTCTGGATGGCCGTGTGAGTGGTGCCCCCGATGGACGCATTGGGCTTGCCCTCATCGGGCAGCACCGCGGAACCGGTGGGTGTTTCCGAACACCCGACGAGGGCCAGGACGGCGAACAGCGGACCGACGTGGGATCTGAGGAACCGGTACATCTGCCCTCCACGGTGCTGGTGAGTGCTCCGCGGAATCGCGCAGCCAGCACGCATACTAAAGGACAATTAATGGAAGTGCAAGGCCGGCGCAAACGGATGAGTCCGGAGGGAGGCCTGCGCGCAGGTGCCGGTCGACCCGGATCGGAGCCGCAGGGGGCGCTCGGCGCCCCCGGATCACCGCCCCGCCGCCAGGGGCGCGCCGTTCCGCAGGAGCGTGACCTTCACCGGGTTCGCCAGGCGCGCGCCGAAGGCGTCCACGTGGCGCCACCAGTCCTCCACCGTGCGGAAGTCGCCGCTGGCGGTCCACCCGGAGCCCACGTACTGCACGGTCGGCACTCCGGGCCGCGCGGTCGCCAGGGCGAGGTAGTGGTCGGCGGTCTCGCGCGCCTCGGCCATGCGCCCCTTCTCCATCAGCACGGCGGTGCCCAGGTGGCCGTGGCCGCCGTTCTTGCGCTCCACGGGGCCCCAGGTGCTCACCCACGCCCAGGGCGCCTCCTGGCGGGAGGACCCCACCAGCCCCTCGCGTTTCACCGTGCCCACGGCGTAGGGGACCTCCGCGGCGCCGGGCGCGTGGTAGGTGATCTCCTGCCGGAAGAAGTTCTGCCCGGCGTCGATGCTGACGCGCTTGGTCTCGGACACCTGCATCCCGGCGGCGTCCCACGGGTCGTACCGCAGCTCGAACACGGCGCGGATGGGGCCGGTGGCGAGGATGCGGTGCGACCTGAAGTTCTTCGCCCGGTGCAGCTCCCCGCCGCGCCAGACGGCGCTCCCGCCCGCTCCCAGTGTCGGCCCCACGGTGTAGAAGTCCGCCCCCTCGCCGGTGTCCAGGTGGTAGGCGTCGTGCCCCTTGGCGTACCAGCGCTCCACCACGAGGTCGCGGACGCGCTTGGGCCACACGTCAATCCCGCTGCTCACCAGCGGCTGGTACTCGGACGCTTGCCAGAGCCCCTGGCCGTAGATGCGGAAGGCGATGCGGTCGCTCTCCCACGCCACGTCGTCGCGGTGGGCGTCGTGGCGTGCGTGCACCCGCGGCTTCGCCGGGGCCGACGGGGCGGCCTCCACCACGAACTCGCGGACCTCGCCGGGGCGGAAGCCGGTCTGGAAGAGGAGCTCGTCCACCGTCCCGTCGCCGTCCGCGTCCAGCGGCTGCGAGACCACCTCCGTCCGGGTCCCCGCGTCCAGCACTCGCACCCGGTCCGCCTGCAGGCCAGGGTGGGCCTGCCGGAGCGCCGCCCAGGGAAGGGAGATCGTCTCGTCCGGCCGGTCGGCGGCGAGCGGGTTCTCGGCGCGGACCACGAGCGCGCCGGCGCGGTCGGCGGGGCGCTGCGCCTGGAGCGGCGCGGCGAGCGCGAGGGCGGCGAGGAGCGCGGCGGAGGCGCGGGTGCGGTGGAAAAGTGGCATCATTGCTCGTCGGTAAGAGGGGGGGGGGGGGGGGGGGGGGGGGGGGGGGGGGGGGGGGGGGGGGG
The Longimicrobiaceae bacterium DNA segment above includes these coding regions:
- a CDS encoding DUF4861 domain-containing protein: MPLFHRTRASAALLAALALAAPLQAQRPADRAGALVVRAENPLAADRPDETISLPWAALRQAHPGLQADRVRVLDAGTRTEVVSQPLDADGDGTVDELLFQTGFRPGEVREFVVEAAPSAPAKPRVHARHDAHRDDVAWESDRIAFRIYGQGLWQASEYQPLVSSGIDVWPKRVRDLVVERWYAKGHDAYHLDTGEGADFYTVGPTLGAGGSAVWRGGELHRAKNFRSHRILATGPIRAVFELRYDPWDAAGMQVSETKRVSIDAGQNFFRQEITYHAPGAAEVPYAVGTVKREGLVGSSRQEAPWAWVSTWGPVERKNGGHGHLGTAVLMEKGRMAEARETADHYLALATARPGVPTVQYVGSGWTASGDFRTVEDWWRHVDAFGARLANPVKVTLLRNGAPLAAGR